One window from the genome of Candidatus Krumholzibacteriia bacterium encodes:
- the groL gene encoding chaperonin GroEL (60 kDa chaperone family; promotes refolding of misfolded polypeptides especially under stressful conditions; forms two stacked rings of heptamers to form a barrel-shaped 14mer; ends can be capped by GroES; misfolded proteins enter the barrel where they are refolded when GroES binds), which yields MAKQLIYDAEAREKLRTGVDKLANAVRITLGPKGRNVVLDKKFGSPSITNDGVTIAKEIELDDPFENLGAQMVKEVATKTQDVAGDGTTTATILAQAMIAEGIKNVTAGANPMFLKKGIQKATEAVVAEIKRKSTTIKMTKEGIGSVATISANNDPEIGDLIGEAMIKVGKDGVITVEEARGMETTHEVVEGMQFDRGYLSPYFVTNAERMEVTLEDAVILIHDKKIASMKDLLPILEKVAQMGRPFLIIAEDIEGEALATLVVNKLRGTLQVCAVKAPGFGDRRKSMLEDIAILTGGRVVSEEAGFKLENATVADLGKAKRITIDKDNTTIVEGAGKAADIKSRVGQIRRQIEDTTSEYDKEKLQERLAKLAGGVAVISVGAATEVEMKEKKARVEDALAATRAAVEEGVVPGGGITLIRAAKVLDKLVLEGDAAIGVNIVRRALESPLRQIAANAGAEGSLIVEHVLKQAENIGYNAATGEYVDMFKAGIVDPTKVTRSALQNAASVAGMLLTTECVVTDIPEDEKAGAGRGVPGGGMGDMY from the coding sequence ATGGCAAAACAGTTGATCTACGACGCCGAAGCGCGCGAAAAGCTCAGGACCGGCGTCGACAAACTCGCCAACGCCGTGCGTATCACGCTCGGCCCCAAGGGACGCAACGTCGTCCTCGACAAGAAATTCGGCAGCCCGAGCATCACCAACGACGGTGTCACCATTGCCAAGGAGATCGAACTCGACGATCCGTTCGAGAATCTCGGCGCACAGATGGTGAAGGAAGTCGCCACCAAGACGCAGGACGTCGCGGGCGACGGCACCACCACCGCGACCATTCTCGCCCAGGCGATGATCGCCGAGGGCATCAAGAACGTCACCGCCGGGGCCAACCCGATGTTCCTCAAGAAGGGCATCCAGAAGGCCACCGAGGCGGTCGTCGCGGAGATCAAGCGCAAGAGCACCACGATCAAGATGACCAAGGAAGGCATCGGCAGCGTGGCAACCATCAGCGCCAACAACGATCCCGAGATCGGCGACCTGATCGGCGAGGCCATGATCAAGGTCGGCAAGGACGGTGTCATCACGGTGGAAGAGGCGCGCGGCATGGAGACCACCCACGAAGTCGTGGAGGGCATGCAGTTCGACCGCGGTTATCTCTCGCCGTATTTCGTCACCAACGCCGAGCGCATGGAAGTGACGCTGGAGGATGCGGTCATTCTCATCCATGACAAGAAGATCGCGTCCATGAAGGACCTGCTGCCGATCCTGGAGAAGGTGGCGCAGATGGGCCGTCCCTTCCTCATCATCGCCGAGGACATCGAGGGCGAGGCGCTGGCCACGCTGGTCGTGAACAAGCTGCGCGGCACCCTGCAGGTGTGCGCGGTGAAGGCTCCGGGCTTCGGCGATCGCCGCAAGTCCATGCTCGAGGACATCGCCATCCTCACCGGTGGCCGTGTGGTCTCGGAAGAGGCGGGCTTCAAGCTCGAGAACGCGACCGTCGCTGATCTCGGCAAGGCCAAGCGCATCACCATCGACAAGGACAACACCACCATCGTCGAGGGTGCGGGCAAGGCGGCCGACATCAAGTCGCGCGTCGGCCAGATCCGCCGCCAGATCGAGGACACCACCTCGGAGTACGACAAGGAGAAGCTCCAGGAGCGTCTCGCCAAGCTGGCCGGCGGCGTTGCCGTCATCAGCGTGGGTGCGGCCACCGAGGTTGAGATGAAGGAGAAGAAGGCCCGCGTGGAGGACGCGCTCGCGGCGACGCGCGCGGCGGTCGAAGAGGGCGTCGTGCCGGGTGGCGGCATCACGCTGATTCGCGCCGCGAAGGTGCTCGACAAGCTGGTGCTCGAGGGCGACGCCGCAATCGGCGTCAACATCGTGCGCCGCGCGCTCGAGTCCCCGCTGCGCCAGATCGCGGCCAACGCCGGTGCCGAGGGTTCGCTCATCGTGGAGCACGTCCTCAAGCAGGCGGAGAACATCGGGTACAACGCTGCCACCGGCGAGTACGTCGACATGTTCAAGGCCGGCATCGTCGACCCCACCAAGGTGACGCGCAGCGCGCTGCAGAACGCGGCCAGCGTCGCCGGCATGCTCCTCACCACGGAATGTGTCGTCACGGACATTCCGGAGGACGAGAAGGCCGGTGCGGGACGCGGCGTCCCGGGCGGCGGCATGGGTGACATGTACTAG
- a CDS encoding biotin--[acetyl-CoA-carboxylase] ligase → MNPSPAGPLPAELARYLATARLGRRVYFFPETESTNDVALELARAGEPEGTIVVADYQTRGRGRRGHAWTSPPGRDVMCSVILRPQADARASLAVTLAIATAISVALSKLLDTDLMVKWPNDVVGAAGKIAGILAESAASAGRVDHVVVGMGINVNATPDDWPAEWRAAAASCRTLTGVVWDRALVLADVLGTIEAYYDRFRREGFAPLVSSYQARMTQMNRPVAFASGGGRVTGVVTGVAGDGALQVVLDSDASVVSLYNETVEVIG, encoded by the coding sequence ATGAATCCCTCGCCCGCCGGACCGCTTCCCGCCGAACTCGCGCGCTACCTCGCCACCGCGCGGTTGGGCCGGCGCGTGTATTTCTTCCCCGAAACGGAGTCCACCAACGACGTTGCCCTGGAACTGGCCCGGGCGGGCGAGCCCGAGGGGACCATCGTGGTTGCGGACTACCAGACGCGCGGGCGTGGGCGGCGCGGTCATGCGTGGACCAGCCCGCCGGGGCGCGACGTGATGTGTTCGGTCATTCTGCGCCCGCAGGCCGACGCGCGTGCCAGCCTGGCGGTGACGCTGGCCATCGCCACCGCGATATCGGTGGCACTCTCGAAACTGCTCGACACGGATCTCATGGTGAAGTGGCCCAACGATGTCGTGGGCGCGGCGGGGAAGATCGCCGGCATTCTTGCCGAGTCCGCCGCGTCGGCCGGACGCGTGGACCACGTCGTGGTGGGCATGGGGATCAACGTGAACGCCACCCCGGACGACTGGCCCGCGGAATGGCGTGCGGCCGCCGCGTCGTGCCGAACGCTCACCGGGGTGGTGTGGGATCGCGCCCTCGTGCTCGCCGATGTGCTGGGAACCATCGAGGCGTACTACGACCGTTTCCGCCGCGAGGGCTTCGCGCCCCTGGTGAGTTCATACCAGGCGCGGATGACGCAGATGAACCGGCCGGTGGCGTTCGCGTCCGGTGGCGGACGCGTGACCGGCGTGGTCACCGGTGTGGCGGGGGACGGGGCGCTGCAGGTCGTACTCGATTCCGACGCCTCGGTGGTCTCCCTTTATAATGAAACCGTGGAGGTGATCGGTTGA
- the nadC gene encoding carboxylating nicotinate-nucleotide diphosphorylase: MSHTGPNLQPPAPEHVTALVRAALEEDAAREDATVAYLELDGAPLRAEIRVADEVAVSGTGVAREVFRQVDSSVSFEAPLADGARARAGDVLVSLHGSARSILCAERTALNFLQRMCGIASLTARYVRAVAGTGVTILDTRKTVPLWRELDKYAVRCGGARNHRRDLHAMVLIKENHVRAAGGHDAALGRIVRAPRAAFVELEVDSPDFLDAVLASPASARIDRVMLDNFAPADVRAAVARIGAWRRAGDGRRLEVEVSGGIVLETIGEFALPGVDYISVGALTHSPPAASMSLDVL; this comes from the coding sequence GTGAGCCACACTGGGCCGAACCTGCAACCCCCTGCGCCGGAGCACGTGACCGCGCTGGTCCGCGCGGCGCTGGAAGAAGACGCCGCGCGGGAAGACGCGACGGTCGCGTACCTGGAACTCGACGGCGCGCCGCTGCGCGCCGAGATCCGCGTGGCGGACGAAGTCGCCGTGTCGGGAACCGGCGTGGCGCGCGAGGTGTTCCGGCAGGTCGATTCCAGTGTGTCCTTCGAGGCACCGCTGGCTGACGGCGCGCGTGCCCGCGCCGGTGATGTCCTGGTGAGTCTGCACGGTTCCGCGCGCTCGATCCTTTGCGCCGAGCGAACCGCGCTCAACTTCCTGCAGCGCATGTGTGGCATCGCGTCGCTCACCGCGCGCTACGTGCGGGCGGTGGCGGGCACCGGTGTCACCATCCTGGACACGCGCAAGACCGTTCCGTTGTGGCGGGAGCTCGACAAGTACGCGGTTCGTTGTGGCGGCGCGCGCAACCACCGCCGCGACCTGCACGCCATGGTGCTCATCAAGGAAAACCACGTGCGCGCGGCCGGGGGGCACGACGCGGCGCTGGGGCGTATCGTGCGGGCGCCACGGGCGGCGTTCGTCGAGCTCGAGGTGGATTCGCCGGACTTTCTGGACGCGGTGCTGGCGTCGCCGGCGAGCGCGCGCATCGACCGCGTCATGCTGGACAACTTCGCACCCGCGGATGTTCGCGCGGCGGTGGCGCGCATCGGCGCGTGGCGCCGCGCGGGTGACGGGCGCCGCCTGGAGGTGGAGGTGTCGGGTGGCATCGTACTGGAGACGATTGGTGAATTCGCGCTGCCGGGTGTCGACTACATCTCCGTCGGTGCGCTGACCCACTCGCCGCCCGCGGCGTCGATGAGCCTGGATGTCCTGTGA
- the groES gene encoding co-chaperone GroES has protein sequence MKMIPLGDRVIVRLLEKEEQKKGGIIIPDTAKERPQEGEVIAVGKGRRTNSGERMEPEVKKGDRVLFAKYAGNEISIDDAKYLVMKEDEILAIL, from the coding sequence ATGAAAATGATTCCACTCGGTGACCGCGTGATCGTGCGTCTCCTGGAGAAGGAAGAGCAGAAGAAGGGCGGCATCATCATTCCCGACACCGCGAAGGAGCGCCCGCAGGAGGGCGAGGTCATCGCAGTCGGCAAGGGCCGCCGCACCAACAGCGGCGAGCGCATGGAGCCCGAAGTCAAGAAGGGCGACCGCGTGCTGTTTGCCAAGTATGCCGGCAACGAAATCAGCATCGACGACGCGAAGTATCTCGTCATGAAAGAAGACGAGATCCTCGCCATTCTCTAG
- a CDS encoding type III pantothenate kinase — protein sequence MTLCADAGNSTIKIAVVDRGRVGPVVAVASTASARAIDAAVRRAQRGGARRGACAFSSVYPAVNAVIAAALRRTTGEAPLRISHRIPLPVRIGVRHPERLGADRICAAVGAVGTRGSGAVVVDVGTAITVDLVTDRVFRGGVILAGPDMALGALHAGTAALPAVDFRTGAFPPGGIDRTDLAMRWGAGLAAAGGIREAVAMLQRRVGRRLPVVVTGGGVSRIASLLPSSYRVRPHLTLIGIDTIYRLSRR from the coding sequence TTGACACTGTGCGCGGACGCGGGCAACTCGACCATCAAGATCGCGGTGGTGGACCGCGGCCGGGTGGGTCCGGTGGTGGCTGTTGCCAGCACCGCCTCGGCGCGTGCCATCGATGCCGCGGTGCGGCGGGCCCAGCGTGGCGGGGCGCGCCGTGGCGCGTGCGCATTCTCGTCGGTCTATCCCGCGGTGAATGCCGTGATCGCCGCGGCGCTGCGGCGGACGACGGGGGAGGCGCCGCTTCGCATCAGCCACCGCATCCCGCTCCCCGTCCGCATCGGCGTCCGTCATCCGGAGCGCCTCGGCGCCGACCGTATCTGCGCCGCGGTGGGCGCGGTGGGCACGCGCGGGAGCGGCGCGGTGGTGGTGGATGTGGGCACGGCGATTACGGTGGATCTGGTGACCGACCGCGTGTTCCGCGGCGGCGTGATCCTTGCCGGGCCGGATATGGCCCTGGGCGCGCTTCACGCGGGCACGGCCGCGCTACCGGCCGTGGACTTCCGCACCGGGGCGTTCCCCCCGGGCGGTATCGACCGCACCGACCTTGCCATGCGCTGGGGCGCGGGGCTGGCGGCGGCGGGGGGAATCCGCGAGGCGGTCGCCATGCTCCAGCGCCGGGTGGGCCGTCGCCTGCCGGTGGTCGTCACGGGGGGCGGCGTCTCCCGAATCGCCTCTCTGCTACCCTCCAGCTATCGAGTGCGCCCTCATCTGACGCTCATTGGCATCGATACGATCTATAGACTGTCAAGACGCTAG
- a CDS encoding helix-turn-helix domain-containing protein, with protein sequence MDNSQGKTVGELLRAAREEKKLTIEQVNRETRISVQSIRSLEGDDFGAFSSETYLKGFLRNYAEFLGLDGGKLWDMVGQRGGGGTGGGPSWDVEEALHVEKLGAPRLLKSLVFPLLLVVVIVLAVLLVRERRRSGGAQTGSAAPVEAVRPAG encoded by the coding sequence ATGGACAACTCGCAGGGCAAGACGGTCGGGGAACTCCTGCGCGCCGCGCGCGAGGAGAAGAAGCTCACCATCGAGCAGGTCAATCGCGAGACGCGCATCTCGGTGCAGTCCATCCGCTCGCTGGAGGGGGACGACTTCGGTGCGTTCTCCAGCGAGACCTACCTCAAGGGGTTCCTGCGCAACTACGCGGAGTTCCTGGGGCTGGATGGCGGCAAGCTGTGGGACATGGTCGGGCAGCGCGGCGGCGGCGGCACCGGGGGCGGCCCGTCGTGGGACGTGGAAGAGGCCCTGCATGTCGAGAAGCTGGGTGCCCCGCGCCTGCTCAAGTCGCTCGTCTTTCCGCTTCTCCTCGTGGTGGTCATCGTTCTCGCCGTCCTGCTCGTGCGCGAGCGCCGGCGTTCGGGGGGCGCACAGACGGGGAGTGCCGCGCCGGTCGAGGCCGTGCGGCCGGCCGGGTGA
- a CDS encoding valine--tRNA ligase: MMEKHFDPAGARARWNREWDSRGIFPPDDDSDREPFVIILPPPNVTGVLHVGHILGDTVQDQLIRWKRMSGYNTLWIPGTDHAGIATQKVVETALAKEGKSRADMTREEFLAQAWKWKDHHHARIAEQMKQLGCAFDWTREAFTLDEPRSRAVREVFVRLYEKGLIYRGDYIVNWCPSCQTAISDEEVVYEERDSKLWWIRYPSAHGEVVVATTRPETMLGDTAVAVSPDDRGKKKLVGRTATLPIVGRELPIVADEAVDKAFGSGFVKVTPAHDPNDFAIARRHGLPAVIVIDRSGKMTREAGEDFAGLDRFAARKRVVERLEKEGLLVKIEPHRHAVGTHDRCGTVIEPLLSRQWFVKMQPLAEPAVRAVENDEITFYPPRWRNVYMSWMTNIRDWCVSRQLWWGHRIPVWYCDDCDHFTVSREDPSACGGCGGTALHQDEDVLDTWFSSWLWTFSPMGWPDENAPDLKRYHPTSVLVTGSEIIFFWVARMIMASLEFMGEVPFRHVFLTGIVRDGLGRKMSKSLGNSPDPLDIIDKWGTDAFRFTLSMLSPPGKDVFFDEDKLEIGRNFTNKIWQASRLVMSAVEKETAPIFADGPGAGEGSPFVSAWRTAHGSSLAFTPDLAWEDRWILSALSRCALDSNRACEEWRLNDAAARVYDFFWHDFCDWYLELAKVRLYGEGDGRTVLAVLLYVLGESVKLMHPLMPYVTEEIWSVLPMTNGLLLEQPYPRGDDGDVDAEAEARMGLLRDVVTSVRNIRAAYRVAPAARIPVRVQAPEHRAALLREAEDGIQRLAGVASLDAGPAVQKEKGDAATPIGDIEVVVPLRGVVDFAAERERLERERGKVESDLAAVSAKLANENFVTRAKPEVVEREREKQARLETELGKLRESIGLLRADG, encoded by the coding sequence AACACGCTGTGGATTCCCGGCACCGACCACGCGGGCATCGCCACCCAGAAGGTGGTGGAGACGGCGCTCGCGAAGGAGGGGAAGTCGCGCGCCGACATGACGCGCGAAGAATTTCTCGCCCAGGCCTGGAAGTGGAAGGACCACCACCACGCGCGAATCGCCGAACAGATGAAGCAGCTCGGCTGCGCGTTCGACTGGACGCGCGAAGCCTTCACCCTGGACGAGCCACGCTCACGCGCCGTGCGCGAGGTATTCGTGCGCCTCTATGAGAAGGGGCTCATCTACCGGGGCGACTACATCGTCAACTGGTGCCCCTCGTGCCAGACCGCCATCTCCGATGAGGAGGTCGTGTACGAGGAACGCGACTCGAAGCTGTGGTGGATCCGTTACCCGTCCGCACACGGTGAGGTGGTGGTGGCCACCACGCGCCCCGAGACCATGCTGGGCGATACCGCGGTGGCGGTGAGCCCGGACGACCGCGGCAAGAAGAAGCTGGTGGGCCGGACGGCCACGCTGCCCATCGTGGGGCGCGAACTGCCCATCGTGGCGGACGAGGCGGTGGACAAGGCGTTTGGCTCGGGGTTCGTCAAGGTGACGCCCGCGCACGACCCCAACGACTTCGCCATCGCGCGGCGCCACGGTCTGCCCGCGGTGATCGTCATCGACCGCAGCGGGAAGATGACGCGCGAGGCGGGTGAGGACTTCGCGGGGCTGGATCGTTTTGCCGCGCGCAAGCGGGTGGTGGAACGGCTGGAGAAGGAAGGCCTGCTGGTCAAGATCGAACCCCACCGCCACGCGGTGGGCACGCACGACCGCTGCGGCACCGTCATCGAACCGCTGCTGTCGCGGCAGTGGTTCGTAAAGATGCAGCCGCTGGCGGAGCCGGCGGTGCGCGCGGTCGAGAACGACGAGATTACCTTCTATCCGCCGCGCTGGCGCAACGTGTACATGAGCTGGATGACCAACATCCGCGACTGGTGCGTGTCGCGCCAGCTGTGGTGGGGTCACCGCATCCCGGTGTGGTACTGCGACGACTGCGATCACTTCACCGTGTCGCGCGAGGACCCGTCGGCCTGCGGCGGTTGTGGCGGTACGGCGCTGCACCAGGACGAGGACGTGCTGGACACGTGGTTCTCGTCGTGGCTGTGGACTTTCTCGCCCATGGGTTGGCCGGACGAGAACGCGCCGGACCTGAAACGCTATCACCCCACGTCGGTGCTGGTGACCGGCTCGGAGATCATCTTCTTCTGGGTGGCGCGCATGATCATGGCCTCGCTGGAGTTCATGGGCGAGGTTCCGTTCCGCCACGTGTTTCTGACCGGCATCGTGCGCGACGGCCTGGGGCGCAAGATGAGCAAATCGCTGGGCAACTCGCCCGACCCGCTGGACATCATCGACAAGTGGGGAACGGACGCGTTCCGCTTCACGCTGTCCATGCTCTCGCCGCCGGGCAAGGACGTGTTCTTCGACGAGGACAAGCTCGAGATCGGCCGCAATTTCACCAACAAGATCTGGCAGGCGTCGCGCCTGGTGATGAGCGCAGTGGAGAAGGAGACGGCGCCCATCTTCGCGGACGGTCCCGGCGCGGGTGAGGGGTCACCGTTTGTCTCCGCGTGGCGCACGGCGCACGGTTCCTCGCTTGCCTTTACACCCGACCTCGCCTGGGAGGACCGCTGGATCCTCTCGGCGCTGTCGCGCTGCGCGCTCGACAGCAACCGGGCGTGCGAGGAGTGGCGGCTCAACGACGCCGCGGCGCGCGTGTACGATTTCTTCTGGCACGACTTCTGTGACTGGTACCTGGAGCTGGCCAAGGTTCGCCTCTACGGCGAAGGCGATGGCCGCACCGTGCTGGCGGTTCTGCTGTATGTGCTGGGTGAGTCGGTGAAGCTCATGCACCCGCTGATGCCCTATGTGACCGAGGAGATCTGGAGCGTGCTGCCCATGACGAACGGGCTCCTGCTCGAACAGCCCTACCCGCGCGGCGACGACGGGGACGTGGACGCGGAAGCCGAGGCGCGCATGGGGCTACTGCGCGACGTGGTGACCTCGGTGCGCAACATCCGCGCCGCCTACCGGGTGGCGCCGGCGGCGCGCATTCCGGTGCGTGTGCAGGCGCCGGAGCACCGGGCCGCCCTCTTGCGCGAGGCCGAAGACGGAATCCAGCGCCTGGCGGGCGTGGCCTCGCTGGACGCGGGCCCCGCGGTGCAAAAGGAGAAGGGCGACGCGGCCACACCCATCGGCGACATCGAGGTGGTGGTGCCGCTGCGCGGGGTGGTGGACTTCGCCGCCGAACGCGAGCGGCTGGAGCGCGAGCGTGGCAAGGTCGAAAGCGATCTCGCCGCGGTCAGCGCGAAGCTCGCCAACGAGAACTTCGTCACGCGCGCCAAACCGGAAGTGGTGGAGCGGGAACGCGAGAAGCAGGCCCGGCTGGAGACCGAGCTCGGCAAACTACGCGAGTCGATCGGGCTGCTGCGGGCCGACGGCTGA
- the uvrB gene encoding excinuclease ABC subunit UvrB has product MAGGFDLVSHYKPTGDQPQAIRALVAGLREKRRDQVLLGVTGSGKTFTIANVIAQTGLPALVISHNKTLAAQLYGEFKGFFPNNAVEYFVSYYDYYQPEAYVPSTNTYIAKDASINDDIDRLRVRATSSLMTRQDVIVVSSVSCIYGLGSPEMVRAMTIRLHAGDALNREEFLRSLVDIQYQRNDAAFTRGCFRVRGDVVEIRPAYEEEAIRVEFFGDTVESLSITDPLTGKRLRGIEELTLFPAKHFVTPEPAVKRAVKAIREELAERVVQLRELGKNVEAQRLESRTLYDCEMLEEVGYCSGVENYARHLSGRGPGERPMTLLDFFPQDFVCVIDESHVTVPQVGGMYNGDRSRKLTLVEHGFRLPSALDNRPLKFDEFDGMIPRYIYVSATPADWELARTGGEVVEQVIRPTGLVDPEISLRPVEGQVDDLVEEIRVCAGMGERVLVTTLTKRMSEELTDYLSSLGIRVRYLHSDIDALERVQILRGLRLGEFDVLVGINLLREGLDLPEVALVAVCDADKEGFLRSERSLIQTAGRAARHVSGRVIFYADHVTDSMRGAMRETNRRRRRQLAYNAEHGITPRGIVKSLDEVVLSTSVADARRRDGADVVLEAGAPTEALAAAIEAEMLREARDMNFEKAASLRDRLDEMRMQLAAADERAPRRRRGRGGEDL; this is encoded by the coding sequence GTGGCGGGCGGCTTCGATCTTGTTTCCCACTACAAACCCACGGGCGATCAGCCGCAGGCCATCCGGGCCCTGGTGGCGGGATTGCGCGAGAAGCGGCGCGACCAGGTATTGCTTGGCGTCACCGGGTCGGGCAAGACCTTCACCATTGCCAACGTGATCGCACAGACCGGGCTGCCCGCGCTGGTCATTTCCCACAACAAGACGCTGGCGGCACAGCTCTACGGTGAGTTCAAGGGCTTCTTCCCCAACAATGCCGTGGAGTACTTCGTGAGTTACTACGACTACTACCAGCCCGAGGCCTATGTGCCGTCCACCAACACGTATATCGCCAAGGATGCGTCCATCAACGACGACATCGACCGCCTGCGGGTGCGCGCCACCAGCTCGCTCATGACGCGGCAGGACGTCATCGTCGTCTCCAGCGTTTCGTGCATCTACGGGCTCGGGTCGCCGGAGATGGTGCGCGCCATGACCATCCGCCTGCACGCGGGCGACGCGCTCAACCGCGAAGAATTCCTGCGCAGCCTGGTCGACATCCAGTACCAACGCAACGACGCCGCCTTCACGCGGGGGTGTTTCCGCGTGCGCGGAGACGTGGTGGAGATCCGCCCCGCCTACGAGGAGGAGGCGATTCGCGTGGAGTTCTTCGGTGACACGGTGGAATCGCTCTCCATCACCGACCCGCTCACCGGCAAGCGGCTGCGCGGCATCGAGGAACTGACCCTGTTTCCGGCCAAGCACTTCGTCACCCCGGAGCCCGCAGTGAAGCGGGCGGTGAAGGCCATCCGCGAGGAGCTGGCGGAGCGCGTGGTGCAACTGCGCGAACTGGGCAAGAACGTGGAGGCGCAGCGGCTCGAATCGCGCACCCTGTACGACTGCGAGATGCTGGAGGAGGTGGGATACTGCAGCGGTGTGGAGAACTACGCCCGCCATCTCTCCGGCCGCGGGCCCGGCGAACGTCCCATGACCCTGCTCGACTTCTTCCCGCAGGACTTCGTGTGCGTGATTGACGAGTCGCACGTCACCGTGCCGCAGGTGGGCGGCATGTACAACGGCGACCGTTCGCGCAAGCTCACCCTGGTGGAGCACGGGTTCCGGCTGCCCTCGGCGCTCGACAACCGTCCCCTGAAGTTCGACGAATTCGACGGCATGATCCCGCGCTACATCTACGTGAGCGCGACCCCGGCCGACTGGGAACTGGCGCGCACCGGCGGCGAGGTGGTGGAGCAGGTGATCCGGCCCACCGGCCTGGTGGACCCCGAGATCAGCCTGCGCCCGGTGGAGGGGCAGGTGGACGACCTGGTGGAGGAGATACGGGTATGCGCGGGCATGGGGGAACGGGTGCTGGTGACCACGCTCACCAAGCGCATGTCGGAGGAACTCACCGACTACCTGTCATCGCTCGGAATCCGCGTGCGCTACCTGCACTCCGACATCGACGCGCTGGAGCGCGTGCAGATTCTGCGCGGCCTGCGCCTGGGCGAGTTCGACGTGCTGGTGGGCATCAACCTGCTGCGCGAGGGACTCGACCTGCCCGAGGTGGCGCTGGTGGCGGTGTGTGACGCCGACAAGGAGGGGTTCCTGCGCAGCGAGCGCAGCCTCATCCAGACCGCGGGGCGGGCGGCGCGGCACGTGTCGGGGCGCGTCATCTTCTACGCCGACCACGTGACGGACTCGATGCGCGGCGCCATGCGGGAGACCAACCGCCGCCGCCGCCGGCAGCTGGCGTACAACGCGGAGCACGGCATCACCCCGCGGGGCATCGTCAAGTCGCTCGACGAGGTCGTGCTGTCGACATCGGTCGCGGATGCACGGCGCCGCGACGGCGCCGACGTGGTGCTGGAAGCGGGCGCGCCCACCGAGGCGCTCGCCGCGGCCATCGAGGCGGAGATGCTGCGCGAGGCCCGCGATATGAACTTCGAGAAGGCGGCCAGCCTGCGCGACCGCCTGGACGAAATGCGCATGCAGCTTGCGGCGGCGGACGAGCGTGCACCGCGCCGGCGGCGCGGGCGTGGTGGGGAGGACCTGTGA